The window TCCTTTCTGGAGTGAGAATGTCAGCCATGAAATGGATAAACTCGGTGACTCACACTCAGCACCTGCAAGACTCATTGGATGTCACCTGGTCAATTGGGAGATGAAGCCTTAGATGTCTCAGGGCAAGAAGGCCAATGTTGCCACAACCACGTCATATCATGAGCCGACTTTGAAGTCAATGACTTTTGGGTTTGGCATGATAGATACCTTTATCACTTATGCAATGatctaaaaaataatgacaagttGGAGCATGGGAAACTCAACACCATTGAGTCTTGTGTTTTGCTGAACATGTATTGTTCTTCAGGTTATCCTTTTGTATATATCCTGTATACATGAGGTCATTctgttttcctaaaaaaatttcattattacTAATCAAAGCATACAATTTTTATATGCAATTCAGTAACTTTTGAGCTGAGTGTGTTACCTTTGAATTTCTGTGAATAGAACATGTTGCATATATAACCATATCAATAGGTATTCTAATAACTGTCACATTGTCCACAgtcatgcttttaaattcagTGAATTGGCTATCCAATTTTCTTTTCTGTGCGGATGTGGctgttgtggttaatttttgttttttttgttttcaccaTTTCAATAAAGGCTATGTTATAAAGTATGTTGGTCATTCCAGTGCTCGTtccatttttaacttttaggaTTGACATGAACTGAAATTGATTGCCATTTTGTTTCTATTGCTTACCTATGATTTCCAGGTTCACAAGCTCTAGTTAGTTTTGTGCTGGAGAATGAACTTCCTTCTGAATCATTCTCATTAGTGGCTGAGGAGGTGAGTGTGAATGCTTTTGCTAGATTATCCAGAGACATGCAGATGCTGTATTCTTTTCTCCCAGTTGAACAATCTTTAAAGCTTAAATTTTCTAGGATTCAGGAGATCTTCGGAAGGAAAGTGGCCAGGAAACACTACAGCGTATTACAAAACTTGTGAATGATACTCTTCTCAGTGATGGATCATTTAGTGTTTCTTCTTTAACCACAGAAGATGTGCTTAGGGCCATTGACAGAGGCAAGTCTGAAGGTGGTTCTCATGGGCGGCACTGGGTTTTGGATCCAATAGATGGCACTAAAGGGTATGGTTCGAAACTTAAAATATGACTAGTGCTTTAAGGATTTGATCTCTTACCCAAAAATAGAATTAGGTATCTCAAATAGCATGTTGTTGTTATAGGCATTTAGTTAAATATAGATGGAATCTTTTTCTGGACTTGTATAAAATGTTAACAGCTTAACCATGGTGGCAATAACTAGCAAAATTGGAGCTTTCTGGATTAAAGGTTTGGAAAGATTTCTGTATAAATTTCCTTTGAAAAAATGGTCttgattgattgtgtgcttATGATTTTGATCATTTATTCTTTCCTCCAATAGATTTATATATGTTGATAGCTCTTGAATTTGTTGTTTCTTGGCTACATTCATCTAGACATGAAATGgtttatataaacttataggTCTGATACCAATGATCTGTAGCTCAAAGGGCACTTTGTCCTCCCTTAATAATTGGATGGACAGTAAGTTCATGGGTTCTGGACTCATGGGGTTTGtgtataattaattataaaaaataaagtgaaataAATGTATTAGGCTGATACTGGAATGGgaaatttatgaaatttggCATCTGATGTTCTGCTTTGGGACATATGATTTTCTGCATGTTAACATGGAACAGTAGGCAATGTGATGCTTTCATCTGAACTAATAATGTCCTAATGCTTTCCTCTTGTGGATACTAAAAGTCCTTTTTCACAATTGTTTCTATCCATTTCCATATGCCTTTATTGTTTCTGAGCCTTCCTGAAGTCCTGGTTTTTCCTCCATGTGATCCAAATCACTTGTAACTTTTGGTGTCACTTGTGTTATGGGACACAAATTGATGCATGGAAATGTTTCAAAGATTTGTGTAATATTATGACAAATTTAGCTATGGTGACATCTCAGGTGTTTGGCATTGTGATAGGAAATGAAGTATGTTTAGAAGACTAAAGGAACTAGACAAAAATCAGTGGTCTCTAACTCTCTTTGGCGAAACTTCCTTTTTCATTGCTTTGTTTTGTACTTTCTATTTGctgatttatatattttatcagTGATTCACTTGTCAACTGAGTGCTTATTTTCTTAATGCATTCACTTGTCAATTGAGTGCTTCATATTTTGTAATAGATTTCTAAGAGGAGACCAATATGCCATAGCACTGGCATTGCTAGATGAAGGGAAAGTAGTGTTGGGCGTCCTGGCTTGTCCAAATCTTCCATTAGTTTCCATTAGTGGTGATAGTCAGCATTCTTCACATGATGAAGTGGGTTGCCTTTTCTTTGCCAAAGTTGGTGCAGGAACATATATGCAGTCACTGGATGGTTCTTCGCCAAAAAAGGTTCTCACTTGTAGGAAGTTATATCAGTGCTTACTGTATTTATATAGGTATTTGGCACTTCAAACCAGTTGTCTTTTTATTGCCCGTTGTAGGTGCATGTCAGTACTACTGAAAATCCAGAGGAAGCATCATTATTTGAATCCTTTGAAGCAGCACACTCCCTGCATGACTTGTCTAGCTCCATTGCAAAAGTAGTTTGTTCTCTATTCTCCTCTATTAATACTATTATTTCTgttattcttttaaatttcttgttttaaaatatttatttgtggACAGAAACTTGGTGTCAAAGCACCACCGGTTAGAATTGACAGCCAAGCTAAATATGGGGCACTGTCCAGAGGAGATGGAGCCATATATCTGCGATTCCCTCATAAAGGATACCGTGAGAAAATATGGGATCATGCTGCTGGGTGCATTGTTGTGACTGGTAATGAAAATATGTTTTCCATcgttcttttctctctcaacttAAAGTGGCCTAGGTACAAGTCTCTTTTTTGGATATCCtgtctttctcacttttttctgATACctcatgatgatgatgatatgtattattattatctcaCAATTGAAGGCTTTAAACTAATAAAGCATTCAACTAGTGATGACTCCATAAACACAATAGGCATAGGGAGGGGCCCTATGCAAAATTAGTGAGACTAGGAGATATCAGCTGTGTCAGTTAATTAAATCACATGACAATGAGCTTTAGCCCTAATGTGCTCCCTTCCCTTGTAAGAGCATGGTTGTGGGTGAGGTTGGTTGTGGGTTCAATACCTATATCAGATGCATGTGAAACTGATCAATAATAAGGAGGATTTATTTAACTTGCATTTCCGATACCTGTGCTTATGGAATTTCTTTAATGAACTTTTGCAGAGGCCGGTGGTGTGGTGACAGATGCTGCAGGGAACCCTTTGGATTTTTCTCAAGGAAGATACCTTGATCTTGACACAGGCATAATTGTTACCAATCAGAAATTGATGCCATCACTCTTGAAGGCAGTTAGAGAATCCCTGGATGAGAAAAATTCATCCCTGTGATTTTCCTGTTGAACACGAGATCCAAATCCTGGATtttgtttaccaaaaacaaCTCAAATAATTCCAATGAGCTGTAGTTCAATTActataaaaaaacttaatgattTTTACCTTTATACTGGTAAgtgtaaaattttgtaatttgatgtAATGAATTATTTGATTAGATCCTTGTTAACGAATTTGAGCATCCTTAGGTACAGCCGCAAGAATCTAAACGTCCATGGCTATGAGTTTTGAGACTTCTCCATTAATAATTAGTGGTGCAAGTAATcctttgtttaattaattaattctaaaaagataaccttttattttattttccttccaaaaTGTTAGAATGGCATTTAAACAAGCAACATTCATGGTGACATGAGCTTCTGAATCTCTGATGGTTTTTCCTTATTATAATGGTAGGCAGCTTAACAATTTATCCTCAGGAACTAGTCAGACGTCAAAATGATTGTTGATTTCAAACGGGTTATTCAGTGcaagtaataaattttcaaaatactattaattaatttgtaatgCTGAGTTCCcttgaaaaaatttcttaacCAAGCAGACAAGcactaaaagaataattatttcaCATGGTGTGCAAAGTTCGGTGTGGTAATTGCCAATTGATGCTCAATAAGATTGAAAAGTATATTATGCACCAGGTATATGTAACAATTACATGTATGTTGGACTCGTATACATGGCAACCATATGCATGCGAGAGTGATGTTACACatacttattagttattacaatATTACACACGAAACCACCTTCAATAAGATCTTGTTACCTGATAAACCATAAATTTACAGCATGGCACCCATCAATGGTTACATAACCATAGTTCCTGCCAGTGGTTCCACAAATCTTAACACTTGAAATCTAGATAGACTCTTTCAACACCACAAATCCTATACCCCTAGTGTGTTcagtgttcaaacttcaaacccgAACCTCTGTACTTTATACGTAAAGCAATATATCATTAGACTACAAAGTCATCCATAGGCCTATCATTGAATTGGTTTTTTATTGATCGCATGATAGTGTGGGGTCAAATTGAAGCCAAGAAAGACAGGCGAGAAActaaagaaaactaaaaagcTGCAAAGGGAAAATAGCTTCAAGAGTCTTGTTGGAGACTGCTCAGATTCAGTTGCAAAGATGTGCTGTTTGTGTCACTATCATATATCGGACAAAATGTGCAAGAGCTCACATCTTTGGAGTATCAACATTGGATAAAATATACCTTTGAGAGGGCTAATTGCATATTACCCTTGAAACTGCAAGCGTCGAATCTTTCAATTACAATGTTTGTGATAACAAAAAATTCAACCTTTATTCGAAGTAGATTCCAACTATAAAAAGAATCGTCGAAGTCTAGGCAGGAACATCTGATGGGTAGTCCCGTGGGTGTCTTCTGATTGTCTCTCTAAGCAGTTTCTCCTGCTCGTGGAGATTGGATGGGGGAACATCATATACATCTGTGAAAATGTCTGCCACTGGAGGTTTCTCAGCTTTTTCTGCAACTTGAATTGCATGCAGTAGCTGTACCAAAAACATCATCAGTGCAAAACTTTCATACTATAATACTTATATTTGAGTGTGACTATCCTGAAAACATGACCAGGATGCTCATGAGAAAACTTTTGAaacaaaagaattaaagaaagcATAGTGcagaatttttattatacacatGGTCTTGAAATTGCTTCTGATATATATGTAAGTTCTACCTGCTGCCTCACACTGCTTCTGAACTCTGACTCAGCCTCACTGCTCCACCAATCTTTGCTTTCAATCCAATTTCTAAATCTAGTTACTGGGTCTTGTGCCAATTTCCACCATTCAATCTCATCAACTGGACGATACTTGGTGGAATCATCAGACGTGGAGTGATGTCCCACTCGATATGTTAGAGCCTGCAATGAAAAAGATCAAACCAAAATCTGTAGTCAGAGCATCCGGATTCTAGACTTCATCATGGTGCCTCTCAAAGCCCGAGAGGTTGTACAAAAAAATCCTTATTACCTCGATTAAGATTGGTCTGTGTTCAGTTATTGCCATTTTACGTGCAGCATGAACTGCACCATAAATGGCAAGTGCATCATTACCATCTACACGAATACTTCGGACTCCATAAGCAGAACCTCTAACAACTACACCATCACCTGCCAATGAATGGGTGAAAAATGTGTCAGGATACCCAGAGACTTTCCCTAATAAGAATTGTCAATATACAAGAATccataaggaaaaagaaaatacttcTAAACTGGTCTGAAGTAGGGGTGCTGATAGCCCATCCGTTGTTTCGACAGATAAATATTACTGGGGCCTCCAAAACTGCCGCAAAATTTAAAGCAGCATGGAAATCTCCCTATCACATTACTCAACGTATTAGAAGATAAACAACCCAAAGGAATGcttctcaaattaaaaaagcCCCTTAGACTGCTAATGGAAATGAATCATTTTACATGTTTTTCATAGCCACTAAAAAGCTTTATCCTTTGTTCAGATGGAGGGAGCTTGGGGGGTGGGGCTGTGGGCGGAAGATTGTTAAAATATCTGTTCTAGACAAGCCCTTAAGTGCAATTCTCAAGAATAGGGTCAATGTAAAATGGTGAAGTTACTACAAAAACTAAATAGTCACTTGctaaaaaagaattagaaaataTTGACAACAATCTATCTGCCTTTGTATGCTATTGATACATACAGGAAATGGAATAGTCTCATTTCAAATACCAtgacaatcaaaattttctgaaCATACTTTCCCATTATATTCTCATCagcattttgaaaaaaaaaaagaagaagatttttcTCTTCTGATAATGCTGATAAAAATATACCTCACTTGAGCCACCATCACCAAAATACGTAACTGCACATGCATCTTTTCTATCCATCTTCAGAGCATATGCAGCACCAACAGCATGGGGAAGTTGTGTTCTGCAAACAGTAGGAAACACTTGTGGCATGACTCGCTTGATTTTTGCCTTAAGAAACTCTATATGACCTCCTTAATGGATAAGCAATCAGCTTTGTAAATTGTGTATAGACAAGGTTCATATCTTACGCAATTGTTGATGCTACAGTAAAGTAATTGTGCTTGTTAGAGCCATAATGGATAGGCATCTGCCTGCCTTTTCCATGATCAGCTTTGTTTACAAAACACTGATTTGCAAATTCTTGAAGGGTGAAACCACGCCATAATAGCACTCCTGGCTCTCTGTACTGCAAGGAATATCATATAAGCCTAGTCTAGCATCAATTTTAAACTTGCATATATCAAATTACAATAGAATGTGATATATCAAAACGACGGAGATGGTGATGACCGTGTTTGTGCATACTGCTTGGAAGGATTGTAAGGGAAGAACACATATGCATGCATGTGCTTGTAACCTGAGGGAAGACATGGTCATCAGCAGTGAGAGCTGCTGCAGTTGCAATGTTGATGGCCTCCTCTCCAATTGTGGTCAGATAAAAGGAAATTCTTCCTTGCCTTTGTGCTTCATAAAAAAGAGTGTCCATGGTTTGAAGTGTAATCATGTCAGTGTACATTTTTACAGCAAGTTCCTCGCCGACCTAATTACAGTGGTATCCCAGAGATCATTAGGATCTTTTGTGATTATATACggttattggaaaaaaaaaaaaaaaaaaatccatcttcTGTGAAATGGGGGAGTGAAATACCTGTACTAAATTACTGCCCAAAATCAGCTGACCATTGTCATCAAGGACTCTGTAGCATTGTGTACGCTCCTCGGGGGATTCAGATATGAATGTCATTTTAGGAGAGAGTCTAACCTTTCCTCCTGGAAAATCCAAGACCTGAAATTGAAGATAGATTCTGTGAGTACAAATAACAGCTTGCACGTTGAACGTTATAATTGATGTCCTGTCTAGGCATTGACGGTTCATTAGGAAGCAACTGAAAAATATCTCTGGTCGTGCCTTTCTATGGAAATAAATTTGTATGAGAAGTTGTGGTTGGCCTGTAATCTATCCATAATACCTTGTATGTCCCATTATATATTCTGACAACCAAGCAAGTGGCATTGGTCTACAAGTCTTCTGACTGATGTATCCAAAATACAGAAAGTTATGATCGCCCTGGAAATTTCTAATAGCCAACTCTTTCACGATCTTTATTAAAACAGTTGAGAAATCTTACAATGGCCATTGCAAGTTATTCGTTCCTCTGATTGCTTCCCAAAATATCCGAAAATATAATAAGTGTCATATGTGAACATGACTTGAATTTACATCACACCATGGGATGTCTTCatcaaaataaacaagaaaattt of the Quercus robur chromosome 10, dhQueRobu3.1, whole genome shotgun sequence genome contains:
- the LOC126702200 gene encoding 2-oxoisovalerate dehydrogenase subunit alpha 2, mitochondrial-like; the encoded protein is MALCMRKSPKLINHLKYRMGLFDMITPSSWNSTSSHHQEFPVTAPIAHNLGNPDADLSVKATLFSACRFKSTKPGKQLNSLNDADDNKVLDFPGGKVRLSPKMTFISESPEERTQCYRVLDDNGQLILGSNLVQVGEELAVKMYTDMITLQTMDTLFYEAQRQGRISFYLTTIGEEAINIATAAALTADDHVFPQYREPGVLLWRGFTLQEFANQCFVNKADHGKGRQMPIHYGSNKHNYFTVASTIATQLPHAVGAAYALKMDRKDACAVTYFGDGGSSEGDFHAALNFAAVLEAPVIFICRNNGWAISTPTSDQFRSDGVVVRGSAYGVRSIRVDGNDALAIYGAVHAARKMAITEHRPILIEALTYRVGHHSTSDDSTKYRPVDEIEWWKLAQDPVTRFRNWIESKDWWSSEAESEFRSSVRQQLLHAIQVAEKAEKPPVADIFTDVYDVPPSNLHEQEKLLRETIRRHPRDYPSDVPA
- the LOC126702002 gene encoding SAL1 phosphatase-like, producing the protein MATIINCLRVVPKVTNTNTEPFVSLFSKRVSRLAIVASFSSSTMSYEKELAAANKAASLAARLCQKVQKELLQSDVQSKSDKSPVTVADYGSQALVSFVLENELPSESFSLVAEEDSGDLRKESGQETLQRITKLVNDTLLSDGSFSVSSLTTEDVLRAIDRGKSEGGSHGRHWVLDPIDGTKGFLRGDQYAIALALLDEGKVVLGVLACPNLPLVSISGDSQHSSHDEVGCLFFAKVGAGTYMQSLDGSSPKKVHVSTTENPEEASLFESFEAAHSLHDLSSSIAKKLGVKAPPVRIDSQAKYGALSRGDGAIYLRFPHKGYREKIWDHAAGCIVVTEAGGVVTDAAGNPLDFSQGRYLDLDTGIIVTNQKLMPSLLKAVRESLDEKNSSL